The Vigna unguiculata cultivar IT97K-499-35 chromosome 6, ASM411807v1, whole genome shotgun sequence genome contains a region encoding:
- the LOC114187047 gene encoding elongation factor 1-beta 2-like, with protein MAVTFSNLHTDSGLKSLNDFLSGKTYVSGDQFTKDDIKVYAAVLEKPGDAFPSVGKWYEVVSSNLAASFPGNAQGVRFSGQASTPEAVPAKPEASAAEDDDDLDLFGDETEEDKKAAEEREAAKKSAKKKESGKSSVLLDVKPWDDETDMKKLEEAVRSVEMPGLLWGASKLVPVGYGIKKLQIMLTIVDDLVSVDSLIEEQLTVEPINEYVQSCDIVAFNKI; from the exons ATGGCCGTTACCTTCTCAAATCTCCACACAGACTCAGGCCTCAAGTCCCTCAACGACTTTCTTTCTGGAAAGACCTACGTTTCTGG GGATCAGTTTACAAAGGACGACATCAAAGTGTACGCTGCCGTTTTGGAGAAGCCGGGCGATGCTTTCCCCAGTGTTGGCAAGTGGTACGAGGTTGTCTCATCTAACCTTGCTGCAAG TTTCCCTGGCAATGCTCAAGGGGTGAGATTCAGTGGCCAAGCTTCTACTCCCGAGGCGGTTCCTGCAAAACCG GAAGCTTCTGCTGCCGAAGATGATGATGACCTTGATCTCTTTGGCGACGAGACCGAGGAAGACAAAAAGGCGGCGGAGGAAAGAGAGGCTGCTAAGAAGTCTGCCAAGAAGAAAGAGA GTGGAAAATCTTCTGTTCTTCTTGATGTTAAGCCTTGGGATGATGAGACAGACATGAAGAAGCTGGAAGAGGCTGTTCGCAGTGTTGAGATGCCGGGTCTATTGTGGGGAGCAT CGAAACTGGTTCCTGTTGGTTATGGGATCAAGAAGTTGCAGATCATGTTAACCATTGTTGACGACCTTGTATCTGTGGACTCCCTCATTGAGGAGCAATTGACAGTGGAGCCCATAAACGAGTATGTCCAAAGCTGTGACATTGTTGCATTCAACAAAATTTAA